The following are encoded in a window of Risungbinella massiliensis genomic DNA:
- a CDS encoding UvrB/UvrC motif-containing protein, which produces MIVLCPECSKRPATIHYTKIVNGHKTEYHLCEVCAQEKGDYMSPLDDGFSFHQLLSGLMNLETMNGSQPAARQREGMQCPNCGLTYQQFSKIGRFGCSQCFHTFRERLTPLLRRIHGQTKHHGKIPNRTKGKLKLKRDLSRLKEELNQCIQQEEFEKAAKIRDEIRSMQDRLDS; this is translated from the coding sequence ATGATCGTGCTTTGTCCAGAATGTAGCAAACGTCCGGCTACTATTCACTACACAAAGATTGTAAATGGGCATAAGACGGAATATCATCTCTGCGAAGTCTGTGCTCAGGAGAAAGGTGACTATATGTCGCCTTTGGATGATGGTTTCTCTTTTCATCAGTTACTATCGGGCCTGATGAATTTGGAGACAATGAATGGCTCACAACCAGCCGCTAGACAACGTGAAGGAATGCAGTGTCCGAATTGCGGTTTAACATATCAACAGTTTAGTAAAATTGGGCGTTTTGGGTGTAGTCAATGTTTTCATACATTCCGCGAGCGATTAACACCGCTCCTTAGAAGAATTCATGGACAAACCAAACACCATGGAAAGATCCCCAATCGTACCAAAGGAAAGTTAAAGCTGAAACGAGATTTATCTCGACTCAAAGAGGAACTGAATCAATGCATCCAACAAGAGGAATTTGAAAAAGCGGCCAAGATCCGCGATGAAATTCGTTCCATGCAGGATCGCTTAGATTCATAG
- a CDS encoding MFS transporter, translated as MNQKAVKSWVLYDWANSAFTTTIMAAVMPIFFSDVAASNLPKATATAYWGYTQSIALVFVFLLSPVLGAIADYAGNKKAFLRFFTYMGAIASSLLFFVGEGDWAFASLLVILGTLAFQGATVFYDAFLPELVPEQERDMVSSRGYASGYIGGGILLAINLLLIQMPDLFGINSLLATQISFLSVGIWWIAFSIPMFRNVPESTKNNKHISIPHQIQRGFKSVFSTIRQMKQYPELLKFLLAFWFFSDGINTIIKMATIYGTEIGIEASDLILALLITQFVGFPATLLFGKVAKPLGAKATLQITLVIYLIIVTLGYFMQSATHFYLLAIMVGLVQGGSQALSRSIFSNLVPTERNAEFFGFFGLTGKFASIFGPFVFGLVGQLTGSSRFGIASLAIFFIGGILLLYFVNFDKGKQEALTPLSKEMS; from the coding sequence TTGAACCAAAAAGCCGTTAAAAGTTGGGTACTTTACGACTGGGCCAATTCAGCATTTACAACTACCATTATGGCAGCTGTCATGCCAATCTTCTTCTCTGATGTAGCTGCTAGTAACCTCCCTAAAGCAACTGCTACAGCCTACTGGGGTTATACACAATCGATTGCACTGGTGTTTGTTTTTCTTCTCTCTCCTGTACTAGGAGCTATCGCAGATTATGCTGGTAACAAAAAAGCTTTCTTACGTTTTTTCACCTATATGGGAGCAATCGCTTCTTCCCTCTTATTCTTCGTAGGAGAAGGAGATTGGGCATTTGCCTCTTTACTAGTGATTCTAGGAACCCTCGCTTTTCAAGGAGCCACTGTTTTTTATGACGCGTTTCTCCCAGAGTTAGTTCCAGAACAAGAGCGTGATATGGTTTCTAGTCGTGGATATGCATCTGGATATATAGGAGGAGGGATCTTACTTGCAATTAATCTTCTTCTCATTCAAATGCCCGATTTGTTTGGGATTAATTCTTTACTTGCTACCCAAATCTCGTTCTTATCTGTTGGGATCTGGTGGATCGCTTTCTCCATTCCTATGTTTCGAAACGTTCCAGAATCCACCAAAAATAATAAGCACATAAGTATACCCCATCAAATCCAACGAGGATTTAAAAGTGTCTTTTCTACCATCCGCCAAATGAAACAATATCCAGAGTTACTAAAATTCCTCCTCGCCTTTTGGTTTTTTAGCGATGGGATTAACACCATTATCAAAATGGCTACCATCTATGGAACCGAGATTGGCATTGAAGCATCCGATTTGATCCTAGCACTTCTCATTACTCAATTTGTAGGATTCCCAGCTACTTTATTGTTTGGTAAAGTTGCCAAACCATTGGGTGCCAAAGCAACTCTCCAGATCACGTTGGTCATTTATTTGATTATCGTTACCCTGGGCTATTTTATGCAATCTGCAACTCACTTCTACTTACTTGCTATCATGGTTGGATTGGTTCAAGGAGGTAGCCAAGCACTTTCCCGTTCCATTTTTAGTAACTTAGTGCCAACCGAACGCAATGCAGAGTTTTTCGGATTTTTTGGTCTTACTGGAAAGTTTGCATCTATCTTTGGTCCCTTTGTATTTGGTCTAGTAGGACAGCTAACAGGATCTAGTCGCTTTGGGATCGCTTCCCTTGCCATCTTTTTCATCGGAGGGATTCTACTACTCTACTTCGTCAACTTTGACAAAGGAAAACAAGAAGCACTTACTCCATTATCTAAGGAAATGTCATAA
- a CDS encoding tetratricopeptide repeat protein, translated as MQNYYQMFKLSPSITQADLRKWILGQIRFWNVKTNSPSAERRKEAEQVLQLLTQMEGQLLDPILRLEYDQQLLEEEAKNPSNETFVEGKEEVDELADALQIAQQHLENRKYLLALEELIPYTHTYSGSAAMWFLYGKALFHLEQYSKAVSALVKASDLDPSDATVVWWLGQTLRESGKIFESEEKCHHALDLAPQNLIWRYDLAEYYLSKQKYRQAIELLEECWEQKPEESLYQEKLVSTYITFARYSWKRVPEDHEYLPEGVYPLAHADLRIAELYLKRAKRIKIQNESLQKEIEMLQKEIKGYYGREFTGSWTFLVFSLLDLIFITYQVPSYLNVGFLVFLPMLYFFSARSIKFRVTSRLYFGNSGKTDVSYVWETLHERSIWLSYILTLVFLVLYHFILPLFLSFVILYNFYKRYWHPTKARA; from the coding sequence ATGCAGAACTACTATCAGATGTTTAAGCTGTCTCCTTCTATCACCCAAGCTGATTTACGTAAGTGGATTTTAGGACAAATCCGCTTCTGGAATGTCAAGACTAACTCTCCTTCGGCAGAACGACGGAAAGAAGCGGAGCAGGTTCTGCAACTGCTAACCCAAATGGAAGGTCAACTGTTAGACCCAATTCTCCGATTGGAGTATGATCAGCAGTTACTAGAAGAGGAAGCAAAGAATCCAAGTAATGAAACTTTTGTAGAAGGTAAAGAAGAAGTAGATGAACTTGCCGATGCCTTACAAATTGCACAACAGCATCTAGAAAATCGGAAATACTTACTCGCTTTAGAAGAACTAATTCCTTATACTCATACTTATTCTGGATCAGCTGCCATGTGGTTTTTATATGGCAAGGCACTCTTCCATTTAGAACAGTACTCGAAGGCAGTTTCAGCTCTCGTAAAGGCTAGTGATCTTGATCCTAGTGATGCAACCGTAGTTTGGTGGCTTGGCCAAACTCTGCGCGAATCTGGGAAAATATTTGAATCAGAAGAAAAGTGTCACCACGCTCTTGATTTAGCACCGCAAAATCTCATTTGGCGATATGACTTGGCCGAGTATTATCTCTCGAAACAAAAGTATCGACAAGCAATCGAACTATTAGAAGAGTGTTGGGAGCAAAAACCTGAAGAATCTCTGTATCAAGAAAAGTTAGTATCAACCTATATAACGTTTGCTCGTTACTCATGGAAAAGAGTGCCAGAAGATCATGAATATCTCCCGGAAGGTGTCTATCCTCTTGCGCATGCAGATCTTAGGATAGCGGAACTCTATCTTAAACGAGCTAAACGAATAAAGATACAGAATGAGAGTCTTCAAAAAGAGATTGAAATGCTCCAAAAGGAGATAAAAGGCTACTACGGTAGGGAATTTACAGGTAGTTGGACCTTCCTTGTCTTTAGTTTATTAGATCTTATTTTTATTACGTATCAAGTTCCTAGTTACTTAAATGTTGGATTTTTAGTGTTTCTTCCAATGTTGTATTTCTTTAGTGCAAGATCAATTAAATTTCGAGTAACAAGCCGTCTTTACTTTGGAAACTCTGGAAAGACTGATGTCTCTTATGTATGGGAGACATTACATGAGCGTTCAATTTGGCTTTCTTATATACTCACTCTGGTTTTTCTGGTGCTTTATCACTTTATTCTTCCTTTGTTTCTCTCTTTTGTCATCTTATACAACTTTTACAAACGCTATTGGCATCCTACCAAAGCAAGAGCATAG
- a CDS encoding tetratricopeptide repeat protein, giving the protein MMEFKQPQDVIAGRYQVLHVFALQDRALYLTNLGEQDPEKMFLVHAVELNKPLSEQEKARLSLREEDIFVPTEDLIQESGILYQIFPIQGNILGVHLFQYAPVPLEEMKEIAKQIARHLMSLYEEGQFGIVDPLNMMIEEGDRIRFIYGGSSSVLPNPGAPQDLETREAEDVLQLAKLMYHMLTQESVDEPASINVQLLREKIKPLPIELESIMMRAFSPDPYRRPRMKEIWKWIDDTGSGKQAALMDDTLTGRTTLMSFGLEEKKPAEEVEIKQHPDLKKETRKVAAKKPLFTKQNILILVAVVAVVLAVQNFLGSGPRSIAESIIDPNIEEDPVAAEKFIDESIQADKNGDLNKAIQSALKAISANPEKPDYYLKLTNYYGAQKNYVKGIEVLTIATEIFSDDEDIYDQLATYYYYQKDYPKALEAVNKAIELNSRKANFYYHQGKIYKAQNKKNEAIEAFKKVANTDSRNGDGLHELAIYSYEQGDLKSAISYEDQATKIDENEKMSQVTKGLLYLELYKQKKTEFGEKPNEDQTKELESIKNKSLYALQTGSNLDKDNAEHQYLKAHAYYYFGSYMEAYFAAEKAVFRDQKNAKYFYLLALSASQCHKDANAASMCNTAKDNPTLPTKDRPTNDPNAYRTLAIDSAKAALVLEPNNSAYLELQKFVEALGPRPGTQITPAPKK; this is encoded by the coding sequence ATGATGGAGTTTAAGCAACCACAAGATGTTATTGCTGGTCGATATCAAGTTCTACATGTTTTTGCATTACAAGATCGCGCTCTCTATTTAACCAATTTAGGAGAGCAAGACCCAGAAAAAATGTTTCTTGTTCACGCAGTCGAACTGAATAAGCCATTAAGTGAACAGGAAAAGGCGCGACTTTCATTGCGTGAGGAAGATATTTTTGTCCCTACAGAAGATTTGATTCAAGAAAGTGGAATCTTATATCAGATCTTTCCGATTCAAGGAAATATTTTAGGGGTTCATCTATTTCAATATGCTCCGGTTCCGTTAGAAGAGATGAAAGAGATCGCTAAGCAGATTGCTAGGCATCTGATGAGTCTTTATGAGGAGGGGCAGTTTGGTATCGTAGACCCTCTGAATATGATGATTGAAGAGGGAGATCGGATTCGCTTTATTTACGGCGGTTCCTCTTCCGTGTTGCCGAATCCGGGGGCTCCACAGGATTTGGAAACACGCGAGGCAGAAGATGTCTTACAGTTAGCAAAACTAATGTATCATATGTTGACCCAAGAGAGTGTGGATGAACCCGCGAGTATCAATGTTCAGTTACTAAGGGAAAAAATCAAACCTTTACCTATTGAACTAGAATCGATCATGATGAGAGCCTTTTCTCCGGATCCTTATCGCCGACCTAGGATGAAAGAGATCTGGAAATGGATCGATGATACTGGATCAGGTAAGCAAGCAGCTCTAATGGATGATACATTAACAGGAAGAACGACCCTTATGTCTTTTGGTTTAGAAGAGAAAAAGCCAGCAGAAGAGGTCGAGATAAAACAACACCCAGATTTGAAGAAAGAGACAAGGAAAGTGGCGGCGAAAAAACCACTTTTCACGAAACAAAATATTCTTATTTTAGTTGCAGTCGTAGCAGTAGTGCTTGCGGTGCAAAACTTTTTGGGATCAGGTCCTCGTAGTATAGCAGAAAGTATTATTGATCCTAATATCGAAGAAGATCCAGTTGCTGCAGAGAAATTTATAGATGAGTCTATTCAGGCAGATAAAAACGGAGATCTGAATAAGGCGATTCAAAGTGCATTGAAAGCGATTAGTGCCAATCCAGAAAAACCGGACTATTATTTGAAACTAACTAACTATTATGGTGCACAAAAGAATTATGTTAAGGGAATTGAAGTACTAACGATTGCTACTGAGATATTCTCAGATGATGAGGATATTTATGATCAGTTGGCTACGTACTACTATTATCAAAAGGACTACCCTAAAGCGTTAGAAGCAGTCAATAAAGCTATTGAATTGAACTCTCGTAAGGCGAACTTCTATTATCATCAAGGAAAGATTTACAAAGCACAAAATAAAAAGAATGAAGCGATAGAGGCATTTAAAAAGGTTGCCAATACAGATTCTAGAAATGGGGATGGATTACACGAATTAGCAATCTATTCCTATGAACAAGGTGACCTGAAATCAGCGATATCCTATGAAGATCAAGCAACCAAAATAGATGAAAACGAAAAAATGTCTCAAGTAACGAAGGGTCTCCTCTATTTAGAGCTTTATAAGCAAAAGAAAACAGAGTTTGGTGAGAAACCGAATGAGGACCAAACGAAGGAACTGGAATCCATTAAAAACAAGTCTTTATATGCGTTACAAACAGGATCTAATCTTGATAAAGATAATGCAGAACATCAATATTTAAAAGCTCATGCTTATTATTATTTTGGATCTTACATGGAAGCCTATTTTGCAGCAGAAAAGGCAGTCTTCCGAGATCAGAAGAATGCTAAGTATTTTTATCTGTTGGCATTGAGTGCTAGTCAGTGTCATAAGGACGCGAATGCAGCTTCGATGTGTAATACCGCAAAGGATAATCCTACCTTGCCAACGAAAGATCGACCTACTAATGACCCTAATGCATATAGAACTTTAGCGATCGATTCTGCAAAAGCTGCTCTAGTTTTAGAGCCGAATAATAGTGCTTACCTAGAGTTGCAAAAGTTTGTAGAAGCATTGGGACCAAGACCAGGTACACAGATCACACCTGCACCTAAGAAATAG
- a CDS encoding CtsR family transcriptional regulator codes for MSESISDIIEHYLKKILQESSSGIVEIKRSELADIFQCVPSQINYVIGTRFTIEKGYVVESKRGGGGFIRIQKVVCKSHQDYLGIILHQIGDSIPQLTAEHVISRLLDDGLMDPREALLMKRMISREVLQMPLPLRDQLRARMMRTMVSTLFTSKGE; via the coding sequence ATGAGTGAAAGTATTTCGGACATCATAGAGCACTATTTGAAGAAGATCTTACAGGAAAGTTCCTCTGGGATTGTAGAAATCAAACGGAGCGAACTAGCGGATATTTTCCAATGCGTTCCTTCGCAGATCAACTACGTAATCGGTACACGCTTTACGATAGAAAAAGGTTATGTAGTAGAGAGTAAGCGAGGTGGTGGCGGATTTATCCGGATCCAAAAAGTAGTTTGTAAGTCCCACCAAGACTACCTAGGAATTATATTGCATCAGATCGGGGACTCTATTCCTCAACTAACCGCCGAGCATGTGATCAGCAGACTTTTAGATGATGGGTTAATGGACCCACGAGAAGCGCTCTTAATGAAGAGGATGATTTCGCGGGAAGTACTGCAAATGCCCCTTCCTCTACGAGACCAGCTGCGGGCGAGAATGATGAGGACAATGGTCTCGACTCTATTTACAAGCAAGGGAGAGTGA
- a CDS encoding MgtC/SapB family protein — MNSIWVLSYWELMGRLFIAALLGGLIGWEREKNLHPAGLRTHILVSVGSALVMLISIYGFAPFMSEPKVTFDPSRISAQVISGIGFLGAGTIIRQGLTISGLTTAASLWVVAGIGLSVGAGFLFAATFTTFLVFLSLNLLNHWEEKLIKKKRQTIRLMFREMPEDLATISALLDRYQVKLKSFKLEEEKDTHIVTITIKEEMVPLALYEELYQLAGVEKITNH; from the coding sequence ATGAATAGTATTTGGGTTTTATCCTATTGGGAATTAATGGGGCGTCTTTTTATTGCTGCTTTACTAGGTGGATTAATTGGCTGGGAGCGGGAAAAAAACTTGCACCCAGCAGGACTAAGGACTCATATTTTAGTAAGTGTTGGATCTGCATTAGTTATGTTGATTTCTATTTATGGATTTGCACCGTTTATGTCAGAACCGAAAGTAACATTTGATCCTTCTCGAATTAGTGCACAAGTAATTAGTGGAATTGGTTTTTTAGGTGCCGGTACGATTATTCGGCAGGGACTTACGATCAGCGGTCTCACGACAGCAGCATCCCTTTGGGTAGTAGCAGGGATTGGTCTGTCTGTTGGAGCAGGTTTTCTATTTGCAGCAACTTTTACTACTTTTTTGGTTTTCCTAAGTTTGAACCTACTAAATCATTGGGAAGAGAAGTTGATCAAAAAGAAACGCCAGACGATTCGGCTAATGTTTCGGGAAATGCCAGAAGATTTAGCTACGATCTCGGCTCTTTTGGATCGTTATCAGGTGAAACTTAAGAGCTTTAAGTTAGAAGAGGAAAAAGATACACATATCGTTACGATCACAATCAAAGAAGAAATGGTACCTTTGGCACTTTATGAGGAACTGTATCAATTAGCAGGTGTAGAAAAAATAACAAATCACTAA
- a CDS encoding protein arginine kinase: protein MSLHRFLQNAISEWMRVKGPESDIIFSSRIRLARNLTDLPFPMLSNSSQAEQVVEMVEAAWKEDPPEVLKDAELVRMKDLSDLEKRVLVEKHLISPHLAEDSEYGAVLLNQDESVSIMLNEEDHIRIQCLFPGLQLKLAGKLASELDDWLERHLNIAFEENYGYVTSCPTNFGTGIRASVMIHLPALAMTQQLNRILPAITQVGLAVRGIYGEGSEALGQLYQVSNQVTLGPSEEEILEKLEGVVAQMINQEENARERLRQLSSVQLEDRFFRAFGILQHARVMDSKEAMRRLSDVRLGIDMGFIKDLPSSVMNELMVVIQPGFLQLYAGEKLGAEERDMRRAELIRERMRINDFPEEFDSTK from the coding sequence ATGTCGCTACATCGCTTCTTGCAAAACGCGATCAGCGAATGGATGAGAGTAAAAGGACCAGAATCCGATATTATCTTTAGCAGTCGTATCCGTTTAGCGAGAAATCTCACCGACCTCCCCTTTCCTATGTTGAGTAATTCCTCACAGGCGGAGCAAGTGGTAGAGATGGTGGAGGCTGCTTGGAAAGAAGATCCTCCTGAAGTGCTAAAAGATGCCGAATTAGTGCGTATGAAAGATCTATCGGATCTTGAAAAACGAGTTTTAGTAGAAAAACATCTTATCAGTCCACATCTGGCAGAGGATTCTGAGTATGGTGCAGTGCTACTTAATCAAGATGAGTCTGTCAGTATCATGTTAAATGAAGAAGATCATATACGAATCCAGTGTCTTTTCCCAGGATTACAGTTAAAACTGGCCGGGAAGCTAGCCAGTGAGCTTGATGATTGGTTAGAAAGACATCTCAATATTGCTTTTGAAGAAAATTATGGGTATGTAACCAGCTGTCCAACCAACTTTGGTACAGGGATTCGTGCTTCTGTTATGATTCATCTACCAGCCCTTGCGATGACCCAACAGTTAAATCGTATTTTACCTGCTATCACACAAGTGGGATTAGCTGTACGTGGTATTTATGGAGAAGGTAGTGAAGCCCTTGGGCAACTTTATCAAGTGTCCAATCAAGTTACGCTAGGCCCTTCAGAAGAGGAAATCCTCGAGAAGTTGGAGGGTGTTGTAGCACAGATGATCAATCAAGAAGAAAATGCGCGTGAAAGATTGCGCCAACTCTCTTCTGTGCAGTTAGAAGATCGTTTTTTTCGTGCATTTGGTATTTTACAACATGCACGTGTAATGGATTCCAAAGAAGCGATGAGACGTCTATCTGATGTTCGTTTGGGGATCGATATGGGATTTATTAAAGATCTTCCATCTTCTGTGATGAATGAGCTTATGGTAGTGATTCAACCTGGTTTTCTTCAATTGTATGCAGGGGAAAAGTTAGGAGCAGAAGAAAGAGACATGAGACGAGCTGAATTGATTCGAGAACGAATGCGGATTAACGATTTTCCAGAAGAGTTCGATTCAACAAAGTAA
- a CDS encoding Hsp70 family protein: MGRVVGIDLGTTYSAISVVNQYGKAEVLTNREGERITPSVVLFDTDDPIVGSIAKRSAVANPFNVIQFVKRQVGDKTWKFRTESGNVYTPEEISAMILKRLKQDAETLLGEPVNEAVITVPAYFDDAQRKATQDAGRIAGLNVLRIINEPTAAALAYGIDKMHEKQTILVYDLGGGTFDVTIMRLSPDGLRVLATGGAKNLGGFDWDNEIMNYLNEEFKAQGGPDLLDDPMLEQDLRDKAEIAKKTLSSRERTSVFLSANGVNTSITLTRQKFDEVTRPLLDQTQKIMEMVLQDAGLNWNEINRVLLVGGSTRMRMVPALIERVTGRKPSMDVNPDEVVAQGAAIQGVILAMKQGIYPMDAVANFPLIEVQDVNSHSMGVVALDEMGKEVNSIVLKKDTVIPSRVSGHYTTTVDNQSQLHIQVTEGESNQLDFVKVVGEGMIDLPEYPKGAPLEVIFSYDSDGIIHVTVIDSTAGTLLGELDIERTSNLTEQEVLEKADRVAKLAIS, encoded by the coding sequence ATGGGTCGAGTGGTAGGGATTGACTTAGGAACCACCTATTCTGCAATCTCCGTTGTCAACCAATACGGAAAAGCAGAAGTGCTTACGAACCGCGAAGGAGAGCGTATAACTCCCTCTGTTGTTCTCTTTGATACAGATGATCCAATCGTTGGTAGCATCGCAAAGCGTTCTGCGGTGGCAAACCCATTCAACGTTATCCAATTTGTAAAACGTCAAGTCGGAGATAAAACGTGGAAATTTCGCACAGAAAGCGGCAACGTGTATACCCCCGAAGAGATCTCTGCCATGATTTTGAAGCGATTAAAGCAAGACGCAGAAACACTCCTTGGGGAACCTGTAAATGAGGCAGTCATTACAGTTCCTGCATATTTTGATGATGCCCAACGGAAAGCGACTCAGGATGCTGGTCGAATTGCAGGATTAAATGTTCTTCGTATTATTAACGAACCGACAGCTGCCGCTCTCGCTTACGGCATAGATAAGATGCATGAAAAACAGACGATTTTGGTCTATGACCTCGGGGGTGGTACCTTCGATGTTACGATTATGCGTCTGAGCCCAGATGGACTAAGAGTTTTAGCTACCGGTGGTGCAAAGAACCTTGGTGGTTTTGATTGGGATAATGAAATCATGAACTACTTAAATGAAGAGTTCAAAGCGCAAGGTGGTCCAGATTTGTTGGATGACCCAATGCTAGAACAAGATCTGCGAGACAAAGCGGAAATTGCGAAGAAAACTCTTTCCTCACGGGAGCGGACAAGTGTCTTCTTGTCAGCAAACGGAGTCAACACCTCCATTACCCTTACACGCCAAAAATTCGATGAGGTTACTCGTCCGCTATTAGATCAAACCCAAAAGATTATGGAGATGGTCTTGCAGGATGCTGGTCTAAATTGGAATGAAATAAATCGAGTTCTGTTAGTTGGGGGCTCAACTAGAATGCGGATGGTTCCGGCTCTTATTGAACGTGTAACAGGACGGAAACCTTCTATGGATGTCAATCCAGATGAAGTAGTAGCGCAAGGTGCTGCCATTCAAGGAGTTATCTTAGCTATGAAACAAGGGATCTACCCAATGGATGCTGTTGCTAACTTCCCGCTAATTGAAGTGCAAGATGTCAACTCACATAGTATGGGAGTAGTTGCATTAGATGAAATGGGTAAAGAAGTTAATTCGATCGTACTGAAAAAAGATACGGTAATTCCGAGTCGTGTAAGTGGGCACTATACCACCACAGTGGACAACCAGTCTCAACTACATATTCAAGTGACAGAAGGCGAAAGCAATCAGTTGGATTTTGTAAAAGTAGTTGGAGAAGGAATGATTGATCTTCCTGAATATCCAAAAGGTGCACCTCTTGAGGTAATCTTTAGCTATGATAGCGATGGGATTATTCATGTTACCGTTATCGATTCGACAGCGGGTACATTGCTAGGTGAATTAGATATTGAGCGTACTTCCAACCTAACAGAACAGGAAGTCTTGGAGAAAGCAGATCGGGTAGCAAAACTTGCAATTAGCTAA